From a region of the Leptospira kmetyi serovar Malaysia str. Bejo-Iso9 genome:
- a CDS encoding DNA-3-methyladenine glycosylase I: MKKEIIRCAWATDDPNYIQYHDEEWGTPVHDDRTLFEFLILEGAQAGLSWITILKKRDGYRKAFDNFDLDQVASYKEKKIQALLKDEGIVRNELKIRSAVKNAQEILNIQKEYGSFDRYIWGFTNHKTVYNVWKTKKEVPSSTSQSDAMSKALKKRGFKFVGSTICYAFMQATGMVMDHTTDCFRFVKKPK, from the coding sequence ATGAAAAAAGAAATCATACGTTGTGCTTGGGCGACGGACGATCCGAATTACATTCAGTATCACGACGAAGAATGGGGGACTCCGGTTCACGACGATCGAACCTTGTTCGAGTTTTTGATTTTGGAAGGAGCGCAGGCCGGACTTTCTTGGATCACCATTCTTAAAAAGCGCGACGGCTATCGAAAAGCATTCGATAACTTCGACCTCGATCAGGTCGCTTCTTACAAAGAAAAGAAAATTCAGGCTCTTTTAAAGGACGAAGGAATCGTTCGAAATGAGTTAAAGATCCGTTCCGCGGTCAAAAACGCACAAGAAATTTTGAATATTCAAAAAGAATACGGTTCTTTCGACCGTTATATCTGGGGTTTTACGAATCATAAAACCGTTTACAACGTTTGGAAAACGAAAAAGGAAGTGCCGAGTAGCACTTCGCAATCGGACGCGATGAGCAAGGCTCTCAAAAAGAGAGGTTTTAAATTCGTGGGTTCCACGATTTGTTACGCTTTTATGCAGGCGACCGGAATGGTCATGGATCATACGACGGATTGTTTTCGTTTCGTCAAAAAACCGAAGTGA
- a CDS encoding DUF952 domain-containing protein → MVSSSENIIYNIASKKDYEEALEKGFYITDSLSSEGFIHSSKKNQVEDTANRIFAARKDLVLLFVNTDRLKSPLKFEASSSSKFSKEDGKNIFPHIYGPLNVDAIEKVLEISPDENGRFRFSFLD, encoded by the coding sequence ATGGTAAGTTCTTCCGAAAACATCATCTATAACATCGCCTCCAAAAAGGACTACGAAGAGGCTTTGGAAAAGGGATTCTATATTACGGATTCATTAAGTTCCGAAGGTTTTATCCACAGTTCCAAAAAAAATCAGGTCGAGGACACGGCCAATCGGATTTTCGCCGCGAGAAAGGATTTGGTTCTTTTGTTCGTGAACACGGATCGATTGAAATCCCCGTTGAAGTTCGAGGCTTCGAGTTCTTCCAAGTTTTCCAAAGAGGATGGAAAGAATATATTTCCTCATATTTACGGACCTTTGAACGTGGACGCGATCGAAAAAGTTTTGGAAATTTCTCCCGACGAAAACGGAAGGTTTCGCTTTTCATTTTTGGATTGA
- a CDS encoding DUF2804 domain-containing protein has product MNLETEIRQETNLCDKSGNLNLNAVGWAKKPLHRCNLSGHYLRKKKWNYWCIYDENFLASFTISDVDYAGVIFVYWLNRKTGDFEEGTILTPFGSGVSLGQLVGSNATYIGNNARLQFFREEEGYRLSINFSPKNKIPVQAEIFVPVPENWETLNVVVPWSKRRFQFTEKLFGVGAEGTVRYGAMEYKFSPDSSFACLDYGRGVWPYSTKWNWASMVAPNAGDRIAMNLGAGWTDDTGTTENAILINGRIYKIPSDAVFEIDRENWMKPWRLYTKDSQAIDLQFVPEFHRKAATNTGILVSSVHQMIGKFEGVIRLGKNEYKISNGQGWAEDHIARW; this is encoded by the coding sequence ATGAACCTAGAGACTGAAATCAGACAAGAAACGAATCTTTGCGATAAATCCGGAAACTTAAATTTGAACGCGGTCGGCTGGGCGAAAAAGCCGTTACACAGATGTAATCTGAGCGGACATTATCTAAGAAAGAAAAAATGGAATTACTGGTGTATCTACGACGAGAATTTTCTGGCCTCGTTTACGATCTCGGACGTCGATTATGCCGGAGTTATCTTCGTATATTGGCTCAATCGAAAAACGGGAGACTTCGAGGAAGGAACCATTCTCACTCCGTTCGGTTCCGGAGTCAGTCTCGGACAATTAGTGGGAAGCAACGCGACGTACATCGGAAACAACGCGCGTCTTCAATTCTTCAGAGAGGAAGAAGGTTACCGTCTTTCGATCAATTTTTCACCTAAGAATAAGATCCCCGTTCAAGCGGAGATTTTTGTTCCCGTTCCCGAGAATTGGGAAACGTTAAACGTCGTTGTCCCTTGGTCCAAACGAAGATTTCAGTTCACCGAAAAATTGTTCGGAGTGGGCGCGGAAGGAACCGTTCGTTACGGAGCGATGGAATATAAATTCAGTCCCGATTCTTCCTTTGCTTGTTTGGATTATGGAAGAGGGGTTTGGCCTTATTCCACGAAATGGAATTGGGCTTCGATGGTGGCGCCTAACGCGGGGGATCGGATCGCGATGAACTTGGGCGCGGGTTGGACGGACGATACGGGCACGACCGAAAACGCGATCTTGATCAACGGAAGAATTTATAAAATTCCTTCCGACGCGGTTTTTGAAATCGATCGTGAAAACTGGATGAAACCTTGGAGACTTTATACGAAGGATTCTCAGGCGATCGATCTTCAGTTCGTTCCGGAGTTTCACAGAAAGGCCGCGACCAATACGGGGATTCTCGTTTCTTCGGTTCATCAGATGATCGGAAAGTTCGAAGGTGTGATTCGTCTCGGTAAGAACGAATATAAAATCTCCAACGGTCAGGGTTGGGCCGAAGATCATATTGCGAGATGGTAA
- a CDS encoding SBBP repeat beta-propeller lipoprotein, LipL53 family has translation MKPRLRHTIFPILLIFLSACDPANHMNPANPSTNEYWLAQILSRIHPPIFRENTGSLEWTLLVGKSSSLVNAKGVVLDPFLNPVLFGDTNTALFNGTLFGTQDMFIAKYDPQKNQIWAKQLGAPGASLTAVKAASDSIGNTYVLGFTSAAFTGPMSSGQDMFVVKFALDGTVVWAKQAGPTGGSYFVNPIAICLDEVGNSYSVGDSNGPFGGPVATGGNGFVLRFDVDGNQSWVKQYSISGANITSGGCVWDKFSGTVLVSGWGGADFRNDTAPGVGGNDTFVMRYDPDGTRHFLIYEAETAREILSGPMLLDSFGDIYVTATSNASFGSGSSGTAYPSTILKYNSGGTRLWVRQDGDGYPTGQTSSLGIVSDIVGNVFIAGYTNTNLTTNNSASVGTTDVFFIKYNRQGERQWLRQIGASGKAIQGTGIAIDREGTMYGTGTTNSDFNGIPLTGTQDSFLVQYR, from the coding sequence ATGAAACCTCGTCTGCGCCATACGATCTTTCCGATTCTTCTGATCTTTTTATCCGCGTGCGATCCGGCGAATCATATGAACCCGGCCAACCCCAGTACGAACGAGTATTGGTTGGCTCAAATTCTTTCCAGAATTCATCCGCCTATCTTTCGGGAAAACACAGGAAGTTTAGAATGGACCTTGTTAGTCGGAAAGTCCAGTAGCCTTGTAAACGCAAAGGGTGTGGTTCTGGATCCGTTCTTAAATCCGGTACTTTTCGGAGATACGAACACTGCGTTGTTCAACGGAACCTTATTCGGAACGCAGGACATGTTCATCGCAAAATACGATCCTCAAAAAAATCAGATCTGGGCCAAACAATTAGGCGCGCCGGGCGCATCGCTTACCGCAGTCAAAGCCGCATCGGATTCGATCGGGAACACATACGTTCTCGGTTTTACGAGTGCGGCTTTTACCGGACCTATGTCCAGCGGACAGGATATGTTTGTCGTAAAGTTCGCTCTGGACGGAACCGTGGTTTGGGCCAAACAAGCCGGACCGACGGGCGGTAGTTATTTCGTAAATCCGATAGCGATCTGCTTGGACGAGGTGGGAAATTCTTACTCTGTGGGGGATTCGAACGGACCGTTTGGAGGACCGGTTGCGACCGGGGGCAACGGGTTCGTCCTTCGTTTTGACGTCGATGGAAACCAAAGTTGGGTGAAACAGTATTCGATTTCGGGCGCAAATATCACTTCGGGAGGTTGCGTCTGGGATAAGTTTTCGGGAACTGTTTTAGTCTCCGGTTGGGGAGGAGCCGATTTTCGAAACGATACGGCTCCCGGCGTCGGTGGAAACGATACGTTTGTCATGCGATACGATCCGGATGGAACCAGACATTTTTTAATCTACGAAGCGGAAACGGCTAGAGAAATTTTATCCGGCCCGATGCTATTGGATTCTTTCGGAGACATTTACGTGACCGCAACAAGCAATGCGTCCTTCGGCTCAGGCTCAAGCGGAACCGCTTACCCGAGTACGATCTTAAAATACAATTCCGGCGGAACCAGACTTTGGGTTCGACAGGATGGAGACGGATATCCTACCGGACAAACTTCTTCCTTGGGAATCGTCTCGGATATAGTCGGTAACGTTTTTATAGCCGGATATACGAATACGAATCTGACGACCAACAACTCGGCTTCGGTCGGAACTACGGACGTATTCTTTATAAAATACAATCGACAAGGCGAAAGACAGTGGCTTCGACAGATCGGAGCCTCCGGGAAAGCGATTCAAGGAACCGGAATTGCTATCGATCGGGAAGGAACGATGTACGGAACCGGAACCACGAACTCGGATTTTAACGGCATCCCTCTTACGGGAACTCAGGATTCGTTTCTCGTTCAATATCGATAA
- a CDS encoding metallophosphoesterase family protein has product MIRFLHTADLHLSQKEKEYSLSVLQEIVSAAREEECTHILFCGDLFDRNGDIAALKEDVKTILKKFPGKILYIPGNHEELGLPEGMYPISADLSPMSYPQKGESYKLWTEEIGGVDAEFFGFPFNRNLDYSNIQFNEKKVQYRIALLHGTETKLVEYLGPSPEEADSILDSKPFLEAKFDYLALGHIHSERSERSGSLLKAYPGSPRVVSSGEFGPRTVNIVSLGKNGAPVIAKRILSSAGEYKEFSLSATLTGEVPDLSKIQALVSEKDSVRIKVGGIVEDEHTVVEILERFSKSLVCRKVETKTNDLRTSSALIDNPIAKIFYEKLMFKKEHWNSPDVPDWNEILVLGLEQIEENAGKN; this is encoded by the coding sequence ATGATCCGATTTTTACACACAGCAGACCTTCATCTCAGCCAAAAGGAAAAGGAATATTCCCTTTCCGTTCTTCAGGAAATCGTCTCCGCCGCGCGCGAGGAAGAATGTACGCATATTCTTTTTTGCGGGGATCTATTCGATCGCAACGGCGACATAGCCGCGCTCAAAGAGGACGTCAAAACGATTCTCAAGAAGTTTCCGGGAAAAATTCTTTATATCCCGGGAAACCACGAAGAGCTCGGACTTCCCGAAGGAATGTATCCCATTTCGGCGGATCTTTCACCGATGTCGTATCCGCAAAAGGGAGAATCCTACAAACTTTGGACCGAGGAAATCGGCGGGGTCGACGCGGAATTTTTCGGATTTCCGTTTAACAGAAATTTAGATTATTCTAATATTCAATTCAACGAAAAGAAGGTTCAATATAGGATCGCGCTTCTCCACGGAACCGAAACCAAACTCGTGGAATATCTCGGTCCCTCCCCCGAAGAAGCCGATTCGATTTTGGATTCGAAGCCGTTTCTCGAAGCGAAGTTCGACTATCTCGCGTTAGGTCATATTCATTCGGAACGTTCCGAAAGATCCGGTTCGCTTTTAAAAGCGTATCCCGGTTCACCGCGCGTAGTTTCCTCCGGAGAATTCGGTCCTCGAACGGTCAACATCGTAAGCCTCGGTAAAAACGGAGCGCCCGTAATCGCAAAAAGAATTCTTTCTTCCGCGGGAGAATACAAAGAATTCTCCCTTTCCGCGACTCTAACGGGCGAGGTCCCCGATCTTTCCAAAATCCAAGCCCTCGTTTCCGAAAAAGATTCGGTTCGAATCAAAGTCGGGGGAATCGTAGAAGACGAACATACGGTCGTCGAAATTTTGGAACGATTTTCGAAGTCCCTCGTTTGCAGAAAAGTGGAAACGAAAACGAACGACCTCCGAACCTCGTCAGCATTGATCGACAATCCGATCGCGAAGATATTTTACGAAAAGCTAATGTTCAAAAAAGAACATTGGAATTCCCCGGACGTCCCCGACTGGAACGAAATTCTGGTTTTGGGTTTGGAACAAATCGAAGAAAACGCGGGGAAGAATTAA
- a CDS encoding ATP-binding protein — MISKILLGKFGKFENKEFDLSDSVTVFQGKNESGKTTIFDALRLAIGSKFLTASQEPKKSILARYGEKSPEGYRIVGEVPDLSKDAAPQYVHCISLREGELEFAFNNDKFIKPDFLRSKLLNNGVNLEGIGGSFKKIHSPKTGSKDANAFETLKKDISEYKIKRVTLIGEIENLHSRNKTNVAKEEKHLKDQNKELEIKNKLAQIEKDSAFDAKIRKKIQLLESLSEIQRLKSLEEWIKKNFLYSKDESSAFESFQKEIDKSQNVISSSETLLKDKQAAIESKKKETEGHQNQLSILQKMKQKAEEWNEKIDKTLREEGFNEEVRTAQADSSKKLLGYILIGFGFLILLGTFVTFLFSKTSALTLLSGALIGTALIIFGILLLLQKKESVSLRYSSEKEKDFVSKISGQWNLTFPEYLIPLMEKTENLRQFFSQKINGYEVKTHQIENLEKEIRNLNGELDPIRNTLKLENEKIAGLQSKRNSWLNDRRAVTIQDYHKYVAEFQAQNKNLKDGLTKILTDHSAKTLEELEVRCKTAISTMEDVPTELPVDPERQFRDGKKKELEKELQSLGEELKNLNTAIRVEDARIQDSLPEKEKDLIRTIQVLSEKELEFSKAESRRKSAKIAQELIEEISKDQSMQFAFVASEIGKEINLLLPKREVSFEGIDKKESIKMKDQAGTFRSIDHLSGGTLATFYLIFKLFLARKTVPENGILLLDEPFVHLDQGRIESALGYLKRFQEETRYQICFFTKQEELAEIIGKYFKNSKKIAL; from the coding sequence ATGATCTCCAAAATTCTACTCGGTAAGTTCGGCAAATTCGAAAACAAGGAATTCGATCTTTCGGATTCCGTTACCGTTTTTCAGGGAAAAAACGAATCGGGAAAAACGACGATCTTCGACGCGCTTCGTCTTGCGATCGGAAGCAAATTTCTCACGGCGAGTCAGGAACCGAAAAAAAGTATTCTCGCTCGTTACGGCGAAAAAAGTCCCGAAGGTTATCGCATCGTGGGAGAAGTTCCCGATCTTTCCAAGGACGCGGCTCCACAATACGTTCATTGTATCTCTCTTCGGGAAGGAGAACTCGAATTCGCGTTTAACAACGATAAGTTTATCAAACCCGATTTTCTTCGGAGTAAACTTTTAAACAACGGAGTCAATCTCGAAGGCATCGGCGGTTCGTTTAAGAAAATCCATTCTCCCAAAACGGGGAGCAAGGACGCGAACGCGTTCGAAACCCTGAAGAAAGATATTTCGGAATATAAAATCAAACGAGTCACTCTGATCGGCGAAATCGAAAACCTTCATTCGAGAAACAAAACGAACGTCGCCAAAGAGGAAAAACATCTCAAGGATCAAAACAAGGAACTCGAGATCAAAAACAAACTCGCACAGATCGAAAAGGATTCCGCGTTCGACGCGAAGATCCGAAAGAAAATTCAACTTTTGGAATCCCTTTCCGAAATCCAAAGATTGAAGTCTTTGGAAGAATGGATCAAAAAAAACTTTCTGTATTCCAAGGACGAATCTTCCGCCTTCGAAAGTTTTCAAAAGGAAATCGACAAATCTCAAAATGTGATTTCTTCTTCCGAAACTCTGCTCAAAGACAAACAGGCCGCGATCGAATCCAAAAAAAAGGAAACGGAAGGACATCAAAATCAACTTTCGATTCTTCAAAAGATGAAACAAAAAGCGGAGGAATGGAACGAGAAAATCGACAAAACCCTTCGAGAAGAGGGCTTTAACGAGGAAGTCAGAACCGCGCAAGCGGATTCTTCCAAAAAACTTTTGGGTTATATTCTGATCGGATTCGGCTTTTTGATCCTGCTCGGAACGTTCGTAACCTTTCTTTTTTCGAAAACGTCCGCCTTAACCTTGTTAAGCGGCGCTTTGATCGGAACAGCCTTAATTATTTTCGGAATTCTCCTTTTACTTCAAAAAAAGGAATCGGTCAGCCTGCGTTACAGCTCCGAAAAGGAAAAGGATTTTGTTTCCAAAATTTCGGGCCAATGGAACTTAACGTTTCCTGAATATTTGATTCCTCTTATGGAGAAAACGGAAAACCTACGTCAATTTTTCTCGCAAAAGATCAACGGCTACGAAGTGAAAACGCATCAGATCGAAAACCTGGAAAAGGAAATTCGAAATCTCAATGGCGAACTCGATCCGATCCGCAATACGCTCAAACTCGAAAACGAAAAGATCGCCGGACTTCAATCCAAACGGAATTCTTGGCTGAACGATCGAAGAGCCGTCACGATTCAGGATTATCATAAATACGTCGCGGAGTTTCAGGCTCAAAACAAAAACTTGAAGGACGGGCTTACGAAAATTCTCACGGATCATTCCGCAAAAACCTTGGAGGAATTGGAAGTCCGTTGTAAAACCGCGATCTCCACGATGGAGGACGTTCCGACTGAGCTTCCGGTCGATCCGGAAAGACAATTCCGAGACGGTAAAAAAAAGGAACTCGAAAAGGAACTTCAATCCTTGGGCGAAGAATTAAAAAACTTGAATACTGCGATCCGTGTCGAAGACGCTCGCATCCAGGATTCTCTTCCCGAAAAGGAAAAGGATCTCATTCGTACGATTCAGGTTCTTTCGGAAAAAGAATTAGAATTTTCTAAAGCGGAATCCAGAAGAAAATCCGCGAAGATCGCCCAGGAACTGATCGAGGAGATCTCCAAAGACCAATCGATGCAGTTCGCATTTGTCGCTTCGGAAATCGGAAAGGAAATCAATCTTCTGCTTCCGAAACGGGAAGTTTCGTTCGAAGGAATCGACAAAAAAGAATCGATCAAAATGAAAGACCAAGCGGGAACCTTCCGATCGATCGATCATCTTTCCGGCGGAACCCTCGCGACGTTCTATCTGATTTTTAAATTGTTCTTAGCGCGCAAGACCGTTCCCGAAAACGGAATTCTATTACTCGACGAACCGTTCGTTCATCTCGATCAGGGAAGAATCGAATCCGCGCTCGGATATTTAAAACGATTTCAGGAAGAAACCCGTTATCAAATCTGTTTTTTTACGAAACAAGAGGAACTCGCAGAGATCATCGGAAAGTATTTTAAGAACTCGAAGAAGATCGCTCTATAA
- a CDS encoding TIGR04452 family lipoprotein: MKKHIHKILIVFLLLQVYNCLIFDTLGVTPGRIKGSEASNNIRDAAIVTDLINSTILTGRSSVSILSLLADQLAGIKSDGTYVKSEVDDCVAEIKGLSGYLIGSALTIVLQSKCSLKADKVFLDSPFPEI; this comes from the coding sequence TTGAAAAAACATATTCATAAAATCCTAATCGTTTTTCTGTTACTGCAAGTTTACAATTGTTTAATTTTCGATACGCTCGGAGTGACTCCGGGAAGAATCAAAGGTTCCGAAGCTTCGAACAATATCCGCGACGCGGCGATCGTAACCGATCTCATCAACTCCACCATTTTAACGGGACGCTCCAGCGTTTCCATCCTGAGTCTTTTGGCGGATCAACTCGCGGGAATCAAGTCCGACGGAACCTACGTAAAATCGGAAGTGGACGATTGTGTCGCGGAAATCAAGGGTTTAAGCGGTTATTTGATCGGTTCGGCTCTTACCATCGTCCTTCAATCCAAATGTTCGTTGAAAGCCGATAAGGTATTCTTGGATTCTCCGTTCCCGGAAATCTAA